A stretch of the Clostridium fungisolvens genome encodes the following:
- a CDS encoding LytR/AlgR family response regulator transcription factor, translated as MKVLIVDDEKGMRLVIRKVVEKVQGFEVIGEAGEGELAISIFEEKRPEIVFLDVEMPDCNGIELAKKISDINPKTIIIFATAHSQYMSDAFQVYAFDYLVKPFKIERLNQTLDRIKNLNGPSTSYGIDKIIKHEKGLEKLMIKSKEGVSFIDSKEIVLVQREENSTVIYTKSDNFITSATLSEIEEKLDKAQFFRSHKSYIINLSLISKIYPYGRWTYIVKLKDTDKDALLTHEKYEDIKKIFSL; from the coding sequence ATGAAGGTGCTAATAGTAGATGATGAAAAAGGAATGAGATTAGTAATAAGAAAAGTCGTAGAGAAGGTTCAAGGTTTTGAAGTTATAGGTGAGGCCGGAGAAGGAGAACTTGCCATTAGTATTTTTGAAGAAAAGAGGCCAGAAATAGTTTTTCTAGATGTGGAGATGCCGGATTGTAATGGAATTGAACTTGCTAAGAAGATATCAGATATTAATCCTAAAACTATTATCATATTTGCAACAGCACATTCTCAGTATATGTCTGATGCTTTTCAAGTATATGCTTTTGATTATTTGGTTAAGCCTTTTAAGATTGAAAGGCTGAATCAGACTTTGGACAGAATCAAGAATCTAAATGGACCTTCTACTAGTTATGGAATTGATAAGATAATAAAGCATGAAAAAGGCTTAGAAAAACTTATGATTAAGAGCAAGGAAGGGGTTAGTTTTATTGACTCTAAAGAGATTGTTCTTGTGCAGAGAGAAGAAAATAGTACAGTTATCTATACGAAATCTGATAACTTTATAACCTCAGCAACTCTTTCGGAAATCGAAGAAAAATTAGATAAAGCTCAATTTTTTAGAAGTCATAAGTCGTATATAATAAATCTATCATTAATTTCAAAAATTTATCCTTATGGAAGATGGACATATATAGTGAAATTAAAAGATACGGATAAGGAT
- the floA gene encoding flotillin-like protein FloA (flotillin-like protein involved in membrane lipid rafts), with translation MIISIVIIVFVVGTFFTFVPLGLWVSSLAANVRVSVFNLVGMRLRRVVPSRIVLPLIKATKAGLTINVNQLEAHYLAGGNVDKVVDALIAAHRADIDLHFEKAAAIDLAGRDVLEAVKMSVNPKVIETPNVSAVAKDGIELLVKARVTVRTNLERLVGGAGEATILARVGEGIVTNVGSSESHKLVLENPDAISQTVLNKGLDAGTAFEILSIDIADVDVGRNIGAHLQTLQAEADKNIAQAKAEERRAMAVAKEQEMRATVVEAESEVPRAMAQALREGKLGIMDYYDMQNLIADTRMRSSISESGQKKKEIKTNKENQ, from the coding sequence ATGATTATTAGTATTGTAATTATTGTTTTTGTGGTTGGAACATTTTTTACTTTCGTTCCGCTAGGATTATGGGTGTCATCACTAGCTGCAAATGTAAGAGTTAGTGTATTTAATTTAGTAGGTATGAGACTTAGAAGAGTTGTACCAAGTAGAATAGTTTTACCTCTTATTAAGGCCACTAAGGCAGGACTTACTATAAACGTAAATCAATTAGAGGCACACTATCTTGCTGGAGGAAATGTAGATAAGGTTGTTGATGCACTTATAGCTGCACACAGAGCTGATATTGATCTTCACTTTGAGAAGGCTGCTGCAATAGACCTTGCGGGTAGAGATGTATTAGAGGCTGTTAAGATGAGTGTTAACCCTAAAGTAATAGAAACACCAAATGTTTCTGCTGTTGCTAAGGATGGTATTGAATTATTAGTTAAGGCTAGAGTTACTGTTAGAACTAATTTGGAAAGACTTGTTGGTGGAGCTGGTGAAGCTACAATTCTTGCCAGAGTAGGTGAAGGTATAGTAACTAATGTAGGTTCTTCAGAAAGTCATAAGCTAGTTCTTGAAAATCCAGATGCTATTTCTCAAACTGTTCTAAATAAAGGACTAGATGCAGGTACTGCGTTTGAAATACTTTCAATAGATATTGCGGATGTAGATGTAGGAAGAAATATAGGCGCACATCTTCAAACTCTTCAAGCAGAAGCTGATAAGAATATAGCACAAGCTAAAGCAGAAGAAAGAAGAGCTATGGCTGTAGCAAAGGAACAAGAAATGAGAGCTACAGTAGTTGAAGCTGAATCAGAAGTTCCAAGAGCAATGGCACAAGCACTTAGAGAAGGTAAGCTAGGTATAATGGATTACTATGATATGCAGAATTTGATAGCAGATACAAGAATGAGATCATCAATATCTGAGTCAGGTCAAAAGAAAAAAGAGATAAAGACTAATAAAGAAAATCAATAA
- a CDS encoding NfeD family protein — MDLFSAFSALTIILLIIGFILVGIEMVVPGFGLPGIAGSICLIIAVFITVRSFVEALIMIVGIVAILGILLAVVLNSFTKGKLFKPLILTEEQHKNKGYISSNDLDYLLYKTGLTITDLRPAGAADFDGVKFDVVADGEYISKDTKVEIFKVQGSRLVVRKIK, encoded by the coding sequence ATGGATTTATTTTCAGCATTTTCAGCATTAACTATTATTCTTTTAATCATAGGTTTTATACTTGTAGGAATTGAAATGGTTGTTCCGGGATTTGGACTTCCCGGTATAGCAGGTTCTATATGTCTTATAATAGCAGTTTTTATTACAGTTAGATCCTTTGTCGAAGCACTTATAATGATTGTTGGAATAGTGGCGATACTAGGAATACTATTAGCTGTGGTATTAAACTCATTTACAAAAGGAAAGTTGTTCAAGCCACTGATATTGACTGAAGAGCAACATAAAAATAAGGGATATATAAGCTCTAACGATTTAGATTATTTGCTTTACAAAACCGGGTTGACCATAACAGACTTAAGGCCTGCAGGCGCAGCTGATTTTGATGGAGTTAAATTTGATGTAGTTGCAGATGGAGAATATATATCAAAAGATACTAAGGTTGAAATATTTAAAGTTCAAGGTTCAAGACTTGTTGTTAGAAAAATAAAATAA